From a single Cupriavidus taiwanensis LMG 19424 genomic region:
- the rng gene encoding ribonuclease G: protein MTEDILVNITPQETRVAIVQQAAVQELHVERTLTRGLVGNIYLGKVVRVLPGMQSAFIDIGLERAAFLHVADIWHPRDPDRNNATPQLAIEKTLFEGQALMVQVIKDPIGTKGARLSTQVSIAGRTLVYLPQDPHIGISQRIEGEVDREALRSRVQGLVPADERGGFIVRTIAEEATDEELGNDIAYLRKIWGAIRQNATTLPAPNLLYQDLNLAQRVLRDFINDATGVIQIDSRENYQMLLEFAKEYTPAVLPRLSHYTGERPIFDLFNIDAEIEKALSRRVDLKSGGYLMIDQTEAMTTIDVNTGGYVGARNFDDTIFKTNLEAAHTIARQLRLRNLGGIIIIDFIDMENAEHRDAVLSELKRALSRDRTRITVNSFSQLGLVEMTRKRTRESLAHVLCEQCPVCQGKGQVKTPRTVCYDILREIMRESRQFNPREFRILASQEVIDLFLEEESQHLAMLGDFIGKPISLQVESTFHQEQYDIILM, encoded by the coding sequence ATGACTGAAGACATACTCGTCAACATCACGCCCCAAGAGACCCGCGTCGCCATCGTGCAGCAGGCCGCCGTCCAGGAACTGCATGTCGAACGCACGCTCACGCGCGGGCTGGTCGGCAACATCTACCTGGGCAAGGTGGTGCGCGTGCTGCCCGGCATGCAGTCGGCCTTTATCGACATCGGGCTGGAGCGCGCCGCCTTCCTGCACGTGGCCGACATCTGGCATCCGCGCGATCCGGACCGCAACAACGCCACGCCGCAGCTCGCCATCGAGAAGACCCTGTTCGAGGGCCAGGCGCTGATGGTGCAGGTGATCAAGGACCCGATCGGCACCAAGGGCGCACGGCTGTCGACCCAGGTCAGCATCGCCGGACGCACGCTGGTGTACCTGCCGCAGGATCCGCATATCGGCATCTCGCAGCGCATCGAAGGCGAGGTCGACCGCGAGGCGCTGCGCAGCCGGGTGCAGGGGCTGGTGCCAGCCGACGAGCGCGGCGGTTTTATCGTGCGCACCATCGCCGAGGAAGCGACCGACGAGGAACTCGGCAACGACATCGCCTACCTGCGCAAGATCTGGGGCGCGATCCGCCAGAACGCCACTACCCTGCCCGCGCCCAACCTGCTCTACCAGGACCTGAACCTGGCCCAGCGCGTGCTGCGCGACTTCATCAACGACGCCACCGGCGTGATCCAGATCGACTCGCGCGAGAACTACCAGATGCTGCTGGAGTTCGCCAAGGAGTACACGCCGGCGGTGCTGCCGCGGCTGTCGCACTACACCGGCGAGCGGCCGATCTTCGACCTGTTCAATATCGATGCCGAGATCGAGAAGGCGCTGTCGCGCCGGGTCGACCTGAAGTCCGGCGGCTACCTGATGATCGACCAGACCGAGGCGATGACGACCATCGACGTCAACACCGGCGGTTACGTGGGCGCGCGCAACTTCGACGACACCATCTTCAAGACCAACCTGGAGGCGGCCCACACCATCGCGCGCCAGCTGCGGCTGCGCAACCTCGGCGGCATCATCATCATCGACTTCATCGACATGGAGAATGCCGAGCACCGCGACGCGGTGCTGTCCGAGCTCAAGCGCGCGCTGTCGCGCGACCGCACCCGCATCACCGTCAACAGCTTCTCGCAGCTGGGCCTGGTCGAGATGACGCGCAAGCGCACGCGCGAGTCGCTGGCGCATGTGCTGTGCGAACAATGCCCGGTATGCCAGGGCAAGGGCCAGGTCAAGACCCCGCGCACGGTCTGCTACGACATCCTGCGCGAGATCATGCGCGAATCGCGCCAGTTCAATCCGCGCGAGTTCCGCATCCTGGCGTCGCAGGAAGTGATCGACCTGTTCCTGGAAGAGGAAAGCCAGCACCTGGCGATGCTGGGCGACTTCATCGGCAAGCCGATTTCGCTGCAGGTGGAATCGACCTTCCACCAGGAGCAGTACGACATCATCCTGATGTGA
- a CDS encoding Arm DNA-binding domain-containing protein — protein MAKRESKVLSDVQLRHWIAEGSPVAKSDGDGLTFTLSAADAASWVLRFSHGGRRHELTLGSYPDLSLGGAQAGRRPAGRGPARHQPGDGEAQRKIAQDLVGPPAREELSGAHPARFGHQHATQL, from the coding sequence ATGGCGAAACGGGAATCCAAGGTTCTGTCGGATGTTCAGTTGCGGCACTGGATCGCCGAGGGCTCACCCGTTGCCAAGAGCGATGGCGACGGACTGACCTTCACCCTGTCCGCTGCTGACGCGGCCTCCTGGGTGCTGCGCTTCAGCCACGGGGGACGGCGGCATGAGCTGACGCTGGGCAGCTATCCCGACCTGTCGCTCGGCGGCGCGCAAGCTGGCCGCCGCCCGGCGGGTCGAGGTCCAGCAAGGCATCAACCCGGCGACGGCGAAGCGCAACGAAAAATCGCGCAAGATCTGGTCGGTCCGCCAGCTCGCGAAGAACTATCGGGAGCTCACCCTGCCCGCTTTGGCCACCAGC
- the rsfS gene encoding ribosome silencing factor: MDIRKLQRAIVDGLEDVKAQDIKVYDTSHLTELFDRVVIASGTSNRQTKALAASVRDTVKEAGGHIVAVEGLETGEWVLVDCGDAVVHILQPQLRLYYNLEEIWGDKPVRMKLATGARSLAKASEPIDEDEDEAPVRTVRRASNLRPALARLPEGMKEPSPPMGHEDTDADAIATMRKPARKAAAKTPASKTAGTRAAAPRKTAAGTTARKTATKTATKTATKTAARKAPAKTGAASPAARKRATRSA; the protein is encoded by the coding sequence ATGGATATTCGTAAACTGCAACGCGCCATCGTCGACGGCCTCGAGGATGTCAAAGCGCAGGACATCAAGGTGTACGACACCAGCCACCTGACGGAACTGTTCGACCGGGTGGTGATTGCCAGCGGGACATCCAACCGGCAGACCAAGGCGCTGGCAGCGTCGGTGCGGGATACGGTGAAGGAAGCGGGCGGCCATATCGTCGCGGTCGAGGGCCTGGAAACCGGCGAATGGGTGCTGGTGGACTGCGGCGATGCCGTGGTCCACATCCTGCAGCCGCAACTGCGCCTGTACTACAACCTGGAAGAGATCTGGGGCGACAAGCCGGTGCGCATGAAGCTGGCCACCGGCGCGCGCAGCCTGGCCAAGGCCAGCGAGCCCATCGACGAGGACGAGGACGAGGCCCCGGTGCGCACCGTGCGCCGTGCCAGCAACCTGCGCCCGGCGCTGGCGCGCCTGCCCGAAGGCATGAAGGAGCCGTCGCCGCCGATGGGCCACGAGGACACCGACGCGGACGCCATCGCCACCATGCGCAAGCCGGCCCGCAAGGCCGCCGCCAAGACCCCGGCCAGCAAGACCGCCGGCACCCGCGCCGCCGCGCCGCGCAAGACCGCTGCCGGCACCACCGCGCGCAAGACGGCGACCAAGACCGCCACCAAGACTGCCACCAAGACCGCGGCCAGGAAGGCGCCCGCCAAGACCGGCGCAGCCAGTCCGGCCGCGCGCAAGCGCGCCACCCGCTCGGCCTGA
- the rlmH gene encoding 23S rRNA (pseudouridine(1915)-N(3))-methyltransferase RlmH: MQLVIVAVGHKMPGWIETGFSEYAKRMPPELRIELREVKPETRSSSNNAATVMQREAARIEAVLGSLSKQCRIVALDERGRDFTTVQLAAQLTDWQREGGDVAFLIGGADGLDPALKARASTLIRLSSLTLPHGMVRVLLAEQLYRAWSVTQNHPYHRA; encoded by the coding sequence ATGCAACTGGTGATCGTGGCCGTCGGCCACAAGATGCCCGGCTGGATCGAAACCGGCTTCAGCGAGTACGCCAAGCGCATGCCGCCCGAGCTGCGCATCGAGCTGCGCGAGGTCAAGCCCGAAACCCGCTCTTCGAGCAATAACGCCGCCACCGTGATGCAGCGCGAGGCCGCGCGCATCGAAGCGGTTCTGGGCAGCCTGTCGAAGCAGTGCCGCATCGTCGCGCTGGACGAGCGCGGGCGCGACTTCACCACGGTGCAACTGGCCGCGCAGCTGACCGACTGGCAGCGCGAGGGCGGCGACGTGGCCTTCCTGATCGGCGGCGCCGACGGGCTCGATCCCGCGCTCAAGGCCCGCGCCAGCACCCTGATCCGGCTCTCCAGCCTGACCCTGCCGCACGGCATGGTGCGCGTGCTGCTGGCCGAGCAGCTGTACCGCGCGTGGTCCGTCACGCAGAACCACCCCTACCATCGGGCCTGA
- a CDS encoding nicotinate-nucleotide adenylyltransferase has product MAHPEPPRMPADAGAPPQAGAARPYRLGILGGTFDPPHVGHLALARLCIDHLGLDELVWIPTGQSWQKGDDVTPAADRLAMTELAAAALGDSGARVRVSRMEVDRAGPSYTIDTVRQLRDEYGPEASLCWLMGADQLLRLHTWHGWQELFAHVHLCTATRPRFALSALEGPVLAALAERQADTHLIQCTPSGRMWIDQTLAVDLSSTHLRQRLAAGQPADDQLPPGVAHYIASHGLYRNAPARA; this is encoded by the coding sequence ATGGCCCATCCCGAGCCCCCCCGCATGCCCGCCGACGCGGGCGCCCCGCCACAGGCCGGCGCCGCCCGCCCCTACCGCCTGGGTATCCTGGGCGGCACCTTCGATCCGCCCCACGTCGGCCACCTGGCGCTGGCGCGGCTGTGCATCGACCATCTGGGCCTGGACGAGCTGGTGTGGATTCCCACCGGCCAGTCCTGGCAGAAGGGCGACGACGTGACGCCGGCCGCCGACCGCCTGGCGATGACCGAACTGGCCGCGGCGGCGCTCGGCGACAGCGGCGCCCGGGTCCGTGTCAGCCGCATGGAAGTAGATCGCGCCGGGCCCAGCTACACCATCGACACGGTGCGCCAGCTGCGCGACGAATACGGACCCGAGGCCTCGCTGTGCTGGCTGATGGGCGCCGACCAGCTGCTGCGCCTGCACACCTGGCACGGCTGGCAGGAACTGTTCGCGCACGTGCACTTGTGCACCGCGACACGGCCGCGCTTTGCCCTGTCGGCGCTTGAGGGTCCGGTGCTGGCCGCGCTGGCCGAGCGCCAGGCCGACACGCACCTGATACAATGCACGCCCTCCGGCCGGATGTGGATCGACCAGACGCTCGCCGTCGACCTCTCTTCCACCCATCTGCGCCAGCGGCTGGCGGCCGGCCAGCCGGCAGATGACCAACTGCCGCCCGGCGTGGCACACTACATTGCCAGCCACGGGCTGTACCGCAACGCCCCGGCCCGGGCATGA
- a CDS encoding Maf family protein: MPDTLHDYLYLASQSPRRRELLTQLGVRYELLLADDAEDAEALEAVLPGETPDDYVQRVCALKAEAALRRRERRALPDAPVLTSDTTVCLGGRILGKPADGADAAAMLGALAGTTHRVLTAVTVVSTTGMRHALSVSEVTFRPLQPAEIERYVASGEPLGKAGAYGIQGRAAEFVARIAGSYSGIMGLPLFETAALLRQARLRF; encoded by the coding sequence ATGCCCGACACCCTGCACGACTACCTCTACCTCGCCTCGCAGAGCCCGCGCCGCCGCGAGCTGCTGACCCAGCTCGGCGTGCGCTACGAACTGTTGCTGGCCGACGACGCCGAAGACGCCGAAGCGCTTGAAGCCGTGCTGCCCGGCGAGACCCCCGACGACTACGTCCAGCGCGTGTGCGCGCTCAAGGCCGAAGCCGCGCTGCGCCGCCGCGAACGCCGCGCGCTGCCGGATGCGCCGGTGCTGACTTCGGACACCACGGTCTGCCTCGGCGGCCGCATCCTCGGCAAACCCGCCGACGGCGCCGACGCCGCGGCCATGCTGGGCGCGCTGGCGGGCACTACCCACCGCGTGCTGACCGCGGTGACGGTGGTATCGACCACCGGCATGCGCCACGCGCTGTCGGTTTCCGAAGTCACCTTCCGCCCGCTGCAGCCCGCCGAGATCGAGCGCTACGTGGCCAGCGGCGAGCCGCTGGGCAAGGCCGGCGCCTACGGCATCCAGGGCCGCGCCGCCGAGTTCGTGGCGCGGATTGCAGGCAGCTATTCAGGTATCATGGGCTTGCCCTTGTTTGAGACGGCCGCGTTACTTCGCCAGGCCCGCTTGCGGTTCTGA